Within the Streptomyces sp. NBC_00554 genome, the region GCACCCTGGACGCCCCCAAGAACCCGGGCGAGCCCGGCCCCGAGGCCGCCGCCCGCTCCGCGCCCTTCGGGCTCCTCGTCGGCTGGGAGCCGCAGCTCGTGATGCAGCTCGCCGTCGAGTGCGCCGCGCAGACCCACGGGCATGTGACGGCGTACCTGGCGGCGGGCGCGTACGCCGTCATCGTGCACGGCCTTGCCCGCGGCGAGAGCCTCGACGGGGCCGTCCAGCGGGCCCTGGGGATGCTCGCCGCGCGTCCGGGGCAGGAGGCGGTCACCGAGGCGCTCCAGCACGCCCTGGGTGCCGTACGGCAGGGCATGCCCACGCCGAGCCGGGTCGAGGAGCTCGCCGGGGACGGTACGGCGGAGGGGCTGCTCTCCGTCGCCGTGTACTGCGCTCTGGTCGGCGAGGACGTTCGGCACGGGCTGTGCCTCGCGGTGAACCACGGGGGGCCCTCGGGGGCGGCGGGTGCCCTCACCGGGGGGCTGCTTGGTGCCCTGCACGGCGAAACGGCCCTTCCGCCGGCCTGGCTGGCCGAGCTGGAGGGCCGTCCCACGATGCTCGTCCTGGCGGACGACTTCGCGATGGAGATGACGCAGGGGCCCGCGCTGCACGGGCCCGGGGGGTCGTCGCCCGGGTGGCTCACCCGATACCCGCGGGCGTGAGGGCGGAGGGTTTTTTCGCCCCCTCCGCCCCTGCCCGTCCCATGCTTCCGGGCTACGCCCGGTGTCAGCCCGTCCGGCGTTTGAGGACGAGCGCGTCAGCGCGATACGGGGGTCTGGGGGCGGAGCCCCCAGGAACGGGACGGGAAGGGGCGGAGGGGGCGAAAACCTCCCACCCCCAACCCTCCAGCCCCGGATCACAAAGGCTTAAAGACTTCCCGCGCCGGACGGGCTGGCCGTGCCCGCCTGGGACGGGATCGCCGCCGCTGCCGAACCCGAACCGCCGTCGTCGCTGTTGATCTTCGCGATGAGTTCGTCCCGTTCCGGTGTGTCCTCCGGCTTCACGTAGCCGATGAGGATGTAGAGGACGAGCGAGACCGCCAGCGGGATCGACACCTGGTACTGCAGCGGGACGCCACCGTCGACGTTCCAGCTGATCGGGTAGTTGACCAGCCAGAAGGTGACCAGGCCGACGCCCCAGCTGACCAGGGCGGCCGTGGGACCGCTCTTGCGGAACCAGGGAAGCAGCCCCAGCATCAGCGGGATCGCGATCGGGCCCATCAGCCCGGCGACCCACTTGATGACCACCGTGATGATGTCCCCGAAGAAGTCGGAGTTGACCTGCGTCGCGACGGACATCGACAGGCCGAGGAAGAGCAGCGTGGTCAGGCGCGCGGCGAGCAGCCCGGCCCGGGTGTCCCACTCGCGGACCTTCTTCGAGACCGCGGGCGCGATGTCACGGGTCACGACGGCCGCGATCGCGTTGGCGTCGGAGGAACACATCGCCATCGTGTGGGAGAAGAACCCGACGATGACGAGCCCCAACAGGCCGTGCGGCAGCAGCTTCTCGGCCATCAGCGCGTACGAGTCCGCCGGCACGTCCGTCTTGATGATCAGCGGCGCGACCCACATGGGGAAGAACAGCACCAGCGGCCAGACCAGCCAGAGCGAGGCGGACAGGACGCCCGAGCGCGTGGCGGACTTCGCGGAGTCGGTGGCCATGTAGCGCTGGGCCTGGTTCCACATGCCGCCGTTGTACTCGAAGGTCTTGATGAAGAGGTAGGCGATCAGGAAGACCATCATGTACGGGCCGGCCAGCGGCTTGGTGTGGCCGTCGAGCGCGGGGGCGTCCCAGACGTTCCACAACTGGCTGAAGCCGCCGAGTTCGGCGAGGACCGCGACGAGCATCGCGATACCGGCGATGAACTGGATGATGAACTGGCCGAGTTCGGTGAGCGCGTCGGCCCACAGCCCGCCCACCGTGCAGTAAATGGCGGTCACCGCACCGGTGATGAGGATGCCCATGTTCAGCGAGACGCCCGTGAACACGGACAACAGGGTCGCGATGGCGGCCCACTTGGCGCCGACGTCCACGATCTTCAGCAGGACGCCCGACCAGGCGAGGGCCTGCTGGGTGGGCAGGTTGTAGCGGTTCTTCAGGTACTCGAGCGGCGAGGACACATGCAGCCGTGAGCGCACCCGGTTGAGGCGGGGCGCGAAGGTCTTCGCGCCTATC harbors:
- a CDS encoding sodium:solute symporter family protein; the encoded protein is MNSLDWAVLIGYFGVMVAIGVWSHKRVDNVSDFFTAGGKMPWWLSGISHHMSGYSAVMFTGYAAIAYTYGVTSYVTWSFPIAIGIAIGAKTFAPRLNRVRSRLHVSSPLEYLKNRYNLPTQQALAWSGVLLKIVDVGAKWAAIATLLSVFTGVSLNMGILITGAVTAIYCTVGGLWADALTELGQFIIQFIAGIAMLVAVLAELGGFSQLWNVWDAPALDGHTKPLAGPYMMVFLIAYLFIKTFEYNGGMWNQAQRYMATDSAKSATRSGVLSASLWLVWPLVLFFPMWVAPLIIKTDVPADSYALMAEKLLPHGLLGLVIVGFFSHTMAMCSSDANAIAAVVTRDIAPAVSKKVREWDTRAGLLAARLTTLLFLGLSMSVATQVNSDFFGDIITVVIKWVAGLMGPIAIPLMLGLLPWFRKSGPTAALVSWGVGLVTFWLVNYPISWNVDGGVPLQYQVSIPLAVSLVLYILIGYVKPEDTPERDELIAKINSDDGGSGSAAAAIPSQAGTASPSGAGSL
- a CDS encoding ADP-ribosylglycohydrolase family protein; its protein translation is MGATAGAVWGRAEQQDFRSRVRGTLLGTAVGDALGAPLDGLTLEEIREAYGAEGLTDLAFGHGRRGSVTHLTQLTLFTLDGLIRAQVRRDTGAWHPPTDLHRAYRRWAATQSDWGPDERRKDDGWLAREEWLYARRDPARSCLLGFGDETMGTLDAPKNPGEPGPEAAARSAPFGLLVGWEPQLVMQLAVECAAQTHGHVTAYLAAGAYAVIVHGLARGESLDGAVQRALGMLAARPGQEAVTEALQHALGAVRQGMPTPSRVEELAGDGTAEGLLSVAVYCALVGEDVRHGLCLAVNHGGPSGAAGALTGGLLGALHGETALPPAWLAELEGRPTMLVLADDFAMEMTQGPALHGPGGSSPGWLTRYPRA